Proteins from one Astatotilapia calliptera chromosome 8, fAstCal1.2, whole genome shotgun sequence genomic window:
- the LOC113028475 gene encoding major facilitator superfamily domain-containing protein 1-like, with protein MAQPAEKAYYRFVVLFFNCLLTFGSYFCFDIPSVLQDQFQGNLTCPNATEINGTVDCVEGLGMTPQQYNLLYAIYAWTNAVVVILAGFLIDKLGNRFGVFLFSFLCVLGSSLFALGSHFKGSPYLLPLMLTGRLLFGSGNGSLTIVQNRITAFWFKGKELALAFGLTLAFSRLGSVLNFFLTQKFEEKYGMQWTLWGGALLCVLGFTSAVIVSTLDKIGMRQLGLDGAIQEESRKVRIQDVKLLSVTYWLLVLTIMFFYNGIFPFIADASKFIQDKYSYYSQKEAAYIAGAVYDSSLVLSASVGILIDYVGLRGVFAVACAVLTLPVFGLLAFTFVPPLVSTIWLGVTYSFAAASMWPSIPLVVPQATLGTAMGLATSVQMIGIGISNLVVGQILGTKSSETKIPLWRWQRMMIFMLANTISCIVTSVLLNVVDHRQGGTLNKTTKKSGQEQRDPDREPLTQAEEEPNEQDGDAVQSRSINS; from the exons ATGGCGCAGCCGGCGGAGAAAG CATACTATCGCTTTGTGGTGCTCTTCTTTAACTGTCTGCTGACCTTTGGGTCCTACTTTTGCTTCGACATTCCCAGTGTGTTACAGGATCAGTTCCAAGGG AACCTGACGTGTCCCAATGCGACGGAGATCAATGGGACAGTGGACTGTGTGGAGGGACTGGGGATGACCCCTCAGCAGTACAATCTTCTCTATGCCATCTATGCTTGGAC GAATGCAGTAGTGGTGATCCTGGCTGGATTCCTGATTGACAAATTAGGAAATCGCT TcggtgtgtttctcttctcttttctctgtgttttgggCTCATCGCTGTTTGCTCTCGGCTCCCACTTCAAGGGATCTCCCTACTTGCTGCCGCTAATgctcaccggccgtctgctgttTGGATCAGGCAATGGATCTCTGACTA TTGTTCAGAATCGCATCACAGCCTTCTGGTTCAAAGGGAAGGAGTTGGCTTTGGCTTTCGGCCTGACCCTGGCCTTCTCGCGGCTGGGCTCGGTGTTGAACTTCTTCCTCACGCAGAAGTTTGAAGAAAAATATGGCATGCAGTGGACACTCTGGGGTG GCGCACTGTTGTGTGTGCTGGGCTTCACTTCCGCTGTCATTGTCAGCACCTTGGACAAGATTGGAATGAGACAGCTGGGTCTCGATGGAGCCATCCAAGAAGAGTCTCGCAAAGTG agGATTCAGGATGTGAAGCTCCTGTCAGTAACATACTGGCTGCTGGTTCTCACCATCATGTTCTTCTACAACGGCATCTTCCCCTTCATTGCTGATGCAAG CAAGTTCATCCAGGATAAGTACAGCTACTACAGCCAGAAGGAGGCGGCTTATATTGCAGGAGCAGTCTATGACAGCTCACTGGTCCTCTCAGCCAGCGTGGGCATTCTCATC GATTATGTGGGTCTGCGGGGAGTCTTCGCAGTGGCGTGCGCTGTCCTCACGCTGCCCGTGTTTGGACTCCTGGCTTTCACTTTTGTCCCTCCTCTGGTTTCAACCATATGGCTGGGAGTCACCTACTCCTTTGCGGCT GCCAGCATGTGGCCGTCTATTCCCCTTGTCGTACCTCAGGCGACCCTGGGAACTGCCATGGGCCTGGCCACCTCCGTACAGATGATTGGGATCGGGATCTCCAATCTCGTTGTTGGACAAATACTAGGCACCAAGTCCAG TGAAACTAAGATCCCGCTGTGGCGTTGGCAGAGGATGATGATCTTCATGTTGGCCAACACCATCAGCTGCATTGTGACCTCAGTGCTGCTTAATGTTGTTGATCACAGACAG GGTGGGACCCTGAACAAGACAACCAAGAAGTCAGGGCAGGAGCAGAGAGACCCGGACCGAGAGCCGCTCACCCAGGCAGAGGAAGAGCCAAATGAGCAAGATGGTGATGCTGTTCAATCTCGTTCTATTAACTCTTAA